Proteins from a single region of Candidatus Binatus sp.:
- a CDS encoding Hsp20/alpha crystallin family protein codes for MARRWESTFPRIFEDFEDNYDEVFTPAIESFVKEGNLVVRADVPGLELKDIEVTILGNILSVKGERKSEQEVKKEDYLRREVSYGAFERRMSLPEGAAADQVKASFKNGVLEITVPLAKETVATKVPIEAEAEKNVEISRK; via the coding sequence ATGGCGCGACGCTGGGAATCGACTTTCCCGCGCATCTTCGAGGACTTCGAGGATAACTACGATGAGGTCTTCACGCCGGCCATCGAGAGCTTCGTGAAGGAAGGCAATCTCGTCGTGCGCGCGGATGTGCCGGGCCTGGAGCTCAAAGACATCGAGGTCACCATTCTGGGCAACATCCTCAGCGTCAAGGGCGAACGCAAGAGCGAGCAAGAGGTGAAAAAGGAAGATTACCTGCGGCGCGAGGTTTCTTACGGCGCCTTCGAGCGCCGGATGAGCCTGCCCGAAGGAGCAGCCGCCGACCAGGTCAAAGCCAGTTTCAAGAACGGAGTTCTCGAGATCACTGTTCCGCTGGCGAAGGAGACTGTGGCGACGAAGGTGCCGATCGAGGCCGAAGCAGAAAAGAACGTCGAGATTTCCAGGAAGTAG
- a CDS encoding sigma-54-dependent Fis family transcriptional regulator: TLDDPAYEIRQLLVIREEQQKGREAYISKIGVHFQLRPFLAAWHTRKIVILLGSLTCYARAAIVPRLPPVLLSTGRTKGGNLACMSPSETPEKSQLIKTQAPERGPRHYHLLWDEELEALQPILRLVLEHLEQVVEHWYQLYFLHFGDRRSLSEPEFRDLFFNALSRNTKDLLEGDMDRYAINTIRTGEMLCERNVPFAEIVASLHLYEESAYTAFPTDPPPPLEIYTAFDKLSHIRMILLADAYFRSASASAGARIQALERQATLLSREKRSIFHGLVGSSPIMRRLYDRIEAAAGTRGTILIVGESGTGKELVARAIHECGVDSTAPFVALNCAAIPKDLIESELFGYRKGAFSGANADYLGLFRAAEGGTLFLDEVTEMAPETQSKLLRAVQERTVRPVGSTKEMPVNVRLVASTNRDPEEAVRAGNLRQDLYYRLQAGVLSVPPLRERSDDISLLVEHFIEFFNEKLQPRIPVRGIEEAAIAAMVEYSWPGNVRELSNALEGAFTFGRAPMIRPQDLPVGVAASRLDRPSLQSDMPPPDMPPPEPEPSIGTFADAERELIARALNATEGNKVQAAILLRISRKKLYAKIEKYGL; the protein is encoded by the coding sequence AAAAATCGTGATACTGTTAGGCAGCCTTACTTGCTATGCGAGAGCAGCAATTGTGCCAAGGCTGCCGCCCGTTTTACTTAGCACGGGAAGAACAAAAGGAGGCAATTTAGCCTGTATGTCTCCATCGGAAACACCGGAAAAGAGCCAATTGATTAAAACCCAAGCTCCCGAGCGTGGACCTCGACACTACCACCTGCTGTGGGACGAGGAGCTCGAGGCGCTGCAGCCGATCCTCAGACTGGTGCTCGAGCATCTGGAGCAAGTCGTAGAGCATTGGTATCAGCTCTACTTTCTTCACTTCGGCGATCGGCGGAGCCTGTCGGAGCCAGAGTTTCGCGACCTCTTCTTCAACGCGCTTTCGCGAAACACGAAGGACCTGCTTGAAGGAGACATGGATCGTTACGCGATCAATACGATCCGGACGGGCGAGATGTTGTGCGAGCGCAACGTGCCGTTTGCGGAGATCGTCGCGTCGCTGCATCTGTACGAGGAAAGCGCCTACACGGCGTTTCCCACCGATCCGCCGCCGCCGCTGGAGATCTACACGGCTTTCGACAAGCTGAGCCACATTCGCATGATCCTGCTGGCCGACGCGTACTTCCGCTCCGCTTCGGCAAGCGCGGGCGCGCGCATCCAGGCGCTCGAACGTCAGGCAACCTTGCTGTCGCGAGAAAAGCGGAGCATCTTTCACGGCTTGGTTGGTTCCAGCCCCATAATGCGCCGCCTCTACGACCGGATTGAGGCCGCGGCGGGGACGCGAGGAACGATCCTGATTGTCGGCGAAAGCGGGACCGGGAAGGAACTGGTGGCGCGCGCGATTCACGAATGTGGCGTGGATTCCACCGCCCCCTTCGTCGCGCTCAATTGTGCCGCGATTCCGAAAGACCTCATCGAGAGCGAGCTGTTCGGCTACCGGAAGGGCGCGTTCAGCGGTGCAAATGCCGATTACCTGGGACTCTTCCGGGCGGCCGAGGGAGGCACGCTGTTTCTCGACGAAGTTACCGAGATGGCGCCCGAGACGCAGAGCAAGCTCTTGCGCGCGGTGCAGGAACGGACTGTGCGGCCGGTCGGTTCGACAAAAGAGATGCCCGTAAATGTGCGCCTGGTTGCATCGACCAATCGCGATCCCGAGGAGGCTGTCCGCGCCGGCAACCTGCGTCAGGATCTCTACTACCGATTGCAGGCCGGAGTCCTCAGCGTGCCGCCCCTCCGAGAACGCTCCGATGATATCTCGCTTCTGGTCGAACACTTCATTGAGTTTTTCAATGAGAAGCTTCAACCGCGGATTCCGGTGCGGGGTATTGAGGAAGCTGCGATCGCCGCGATGGTGGAATATTCCTGGCCGGGGAATGTCCGCGAACTGTCCAACGCTCTCGAAGGGGCATTTACTTTTGGCCGCGCACCAATGATCCGGCCGCAAGACCTTCCAGTCGGGGTCGCCGCGAGTCGGCTTGACAGGCCTTCGCTTCAGTCGGATATGCCGCCGCCGGATATGCCACCGCCGGAGCCTGAACCATCGATTGGCACTTTTGCCGACGCCGAGCGCGAACTTATAGCTCGAGCGCTCAACGCTACCGAGGGCAACAAGGTGCAAGCCGCGATCCTGCTTCGAATCTCCCGCAAGAAGCTTTACGCAAAGATCGAAAAGTACGGCCTGTAG
- a CDS encoding TraR/DksA family transcriptional regulator, which produces MSSDLKTDPIEGGEMLRELLTRLRKEAQQRIIDLRRDQEQESDAGPADEMDSASTTEEIETHAGLIARAEEKLRYLDEAFARLDAGKYGRCLKCGGAIPIERLMAIPFASYCVDCQKELHRARGGWGQGTTIAPFDHQWTLPEEMEVPTDRLYQSTDPEEQLTISARQPLPPGEPENQAKRKSARKTPTPGRKK; this is translated from the coding sequence ATGAGTTCCGATCTAAAGACCGACCCGATCGAGGGTGGCGAGATGCTTCGAGAATTGCTGACCCGGCTTCGCAAAGAAGCCCAGCAGCGAATAATAGATCTCCGAAGAGACCAGGAGCAAGAGTCCGACGCAGGGCCGGCCGACGAGATGGATTCGGCGAGCACCACCGAAGAGATCGAAACTCACGCAGGACTGATCGCGCGTGCGGAAGAGAAACTCAGGTACCTCGATGAAGCGTTCGCACGGCTTGACGCGGGCAAGTATGGCCGATGCCTCAAATGCGGCGGCGCAATTCCGATTGAGCGTCTGATGGCGATTCCGTTCGCGTCGTACTGCGTCGATTGCCAAAAAGAGCTCCATCGCGCGAGAGGCGGCTGGGGTCAAGGAACCACAATTGCGCCGTTCGATCACCAATGGACCCTGCCTGAAGAAATGGAGGTCCCGACGGATCGCCTATATCAGTCCACCGATCCCGAAGAACAGTTGACGATCTCTGCTCGTCAGCCCCTTCCGCCGGGGGAGCCTGAGAACCAGGCGAAGCGCAAGTCGGCGCGGAAAACCCCGACGCCTGGGCGCAAAAAATAG
- a CDS encoding tetratricopeptide repeat protein, whose product MIEWTFGRRVLNSAASGPRRKRSLAALFLVAAALWWARPPIRAASNAASEAVCDVSADYALGNEDYPEAIRLHEEVLRHDPNDALARYHLGFAYAMNHDAPGELREYRRAEDLGLRQWDLFLNLGLLYLERHELRAALNALTAATKLGPQHAETHLNLALAYERAALLPQALREILASLELGPDQPDAQNTLAVIDAEMGNYEGARAVWVKLVRIDPDYQPARVNLAVLERVATDGASPPRLSWISESPGSSR is encoded by the coding sequence ATGATCGAATGGACATTTGGGCGGCGCGTCTTAAACTCGGCGGCATCTGGTCCGCGGCGAAAAAGAAGCCTCGCAGCGCTTTTTCTCGTCGCCGCGGCTCTCTGGTGGGCTCGGCCGCCAATCCGGGCGGCTTCAAACGCTGCCTCAGAGGCGGTCTGCGATGTCAGCGCTGACTACGCCCTTGGTAATGAAGACTACCCTGAGGCAATCCGCCTGCATGAAGAGGTCCTACGCCACGATCCGAACGATGCCCTTGCCCGATATCACTTGGGTTTCGCGTATGCAATGAACCACGATGCGCCGGGGGAGTTACGCGAATATCGCCGCGCCGAAGACTTGGGCCTGCGCCAATGGGATCTCTTCCTGAACCTTGGCCTTCTTTACCTGGAGCGTCACGAGCTCCGCGCCGCACTAAACGCTCTGACGGCGGCGACGAAGCTCGGTCCGCAGCATGCGGAAACGCACTTGAACCTGGCTCTCGCGTATGAGCGCGCGGCGCTGCTCCCTCAGGCGCTGAGAGAAATTTTGGCGTCGCTGGAGCTTGGCCCCGATCAACCGGATGCGCAGAACACGCTCGCGGTAATCGATGCGGAGATGGGCAATTATGAAGGTGCGCGCGCGGTCTGGGTGAAACTGGTTCGAATCGATCCGGATTATCAACCTGCGCGCGTGAACCTGGCCGTCCTCGAGCGAGTAGCTACAGACGGTGCGTCGCCACCTCGCCTGAGCTGGATCTCTGAATCGCCGGGAAGTTCGCGGTGA
- a CDS encoding sugar phosphate nucleotidyltransferase: MPSSYSNRWGLVLAGGDGSRLKSFTKRIAGYELPKQFCPILSSKPLLEETIDRVSRMIPRDRTLVSLNREHRRFYAPMFQGAVNSLVEEPRNRGTAPAILHALMQICERSPSAIVGLFPSDHYFGNEARFIEYVGSAFDAAGDSDDAVVLLGAEATGPEQAYGWIEPEISLTSAQPRLLSVRSFVEKPDARLANDLWRSGALWNTFVLVARASALMQMFIRAMPRLYSSFSTVRPVLGTMFEAEVLTRLYNELPTSCFSEVVLQRCAANLMVMPMRGVEWCDLGEPARVTKVARQIGVSPQWAVA, from the coding sequence ATGCCCAGTTCATATTCCAATCGGTGGGGACTCGTTCTCGCGGGCGGCGACGGATCGAGACTCAAGTCGTTCACGAAGAGAATCGCCGGCTACGAACTGCCGAAGCAGTTCTGCCCGATACTCAGCTCTAAGCCTCTGCTCGAGGAAACTATCGATCGGGTCAGCCGAATGATTCCACGCGATCGGACCCTGGTTTCGTTGAATCGCGAGCACCGGCGCTTTTACGCCCCGATGTTTCAGGGAGCGGTGAATTCACTGGTAGAGGAGCCACGCAACCGGGGAACTGCTCCGGCAATCCTGCACGCTTTGATGCAAATCTGCGAACGATCGCCCTCTGCGATCGTTGGACTGTTTCCTTCCGATCATTACTTCGGTAATGAAGCTCGATTTATCGAGTATGTAGGTTCCGCCTTCGACGCCGCCGGTGATTCGGACGACGCGGTAGTGCTGCTGGGAGCGGAAGCTACCGGTCCCGAACAGGCGTACGGGTGGATCGAGCCAGAGATCTCGCTGACCTCGGCTCAACCGCGTCTGCTCTCTGTGCGGAGCTTTGTCGAAAAGCCCGACGCCCGACTCGCGAACGACTTATGGCGTAGCGGCGCCCTGTGGAACACCTTCGTACTGGTGGCCCGCGCGTCGGCGCTGATGCAGATGTTCATCCGCGCGATGCCTCGACTGTACAGTTCTTTCAGCACTGTCCGTCCTGTGCTGGGAACCATGTTCGAGGCCGAGGTGCTGACGCGCCTGTACAACGAGCTTCCGACATCGTGCTTCAGCGAGGTTGTACTGCAGCGATGCGCCGCGAATTTGATGGTCATGCCGATGCGTGGTGTCGAATGGTGCGATCTTGGCGAGCCCGCGCGAGTAACGAAGGTCGCCCGGCAGATAGGAGTCTCTCCCCAGTGGGCGGTCGCGTAA
- the ppsA gene encoding phosphoenolpyruvate synthase gives MSAGLHHIVWFSDPESSDVTQMGGKNASLGEMTRNMRQAGIPVPEGFAITAAGYWAFLDANGLRPKIAALLQDLKKEKITLGRAGRSIRALIATAKFPAEMEDAIKKAYQELSAKARRQNLDVAVRSSATAEDLPDASFAGQHETYLNVRGERDLLDACRRCFASLFKDRAIVYRETHHFEHMKVGLSVGVQRMVRSDLGSAGVMFSIDTDSGFPRTILIDAAWGLGEAVVQGQVDPDEYMIFKPLLAEPELHPIIEKNLGTKEEKIVYGGRGGSNPTRTVRTSSRERLSFVLKDEQILKLARWAVAIEEHYHRAMDIEWAKDGKTGELFIVQARPETVQSRREGAATKTYTLKGKGRRLVTGLSIGEAIASGKVCKLKSPAEIARFEKGAILVTATTDPDWMPIMKRAAAIVTDHGGRTSHAAIVSRELGLSAIVGTGNATSILHTGQTVTVSCAEGEAGYVYDGAIPFEVRDLAFDDIAQTHTKVMLNMANPAAALRWWRLPADGIGLARMEFIIGNIIKIHPMALVSFAKLKDPKARRQIAQLTRGYRDKSNYFVDKLAFGIAQIAASRYPDPVIVRLSDFKTNEYARLIGGAQFEPTEENPMLGWRGASRYYSDGYRKGFALECRAIRKVRDEIGLRNVIVMIPFCRTLDEADKTLQTMADYGLRRGHNELEVYVMCEIPSNVILAEKFAERFDGFSIGSNDLTQLTLGVDRDSERLAPLFDEQNEAVTTLISNVIRSAHKLRRKVGLCGEAPSNHPEFARFLVRAGIDSISVSPGSFDRVKRTVASAESEELATAAAK, from the coding sequence ATGTCCGCAGGTCTGCATCACATAGTCTGGTTCTCCGATCCGGAGTCCTCCGACGTAACGCAGATGGGAGGGAAGAACGCCTCACTCGGGGAAATGACGAGGAACATGCGCCAAGCGGGCATCCCGGTGCCTGAAGGCTTCGCGATCACCGCCGCGGGTTACTGGGCTTTTCTCGACGCAAACGGCCTCAGGCCGAAGATCGCGGCACTCCTTCAGGATTTGAAGAAGGAAAAAATCACCCTTGGTCGTGCGGGGCGCTCGATCCGCGCGCTGATTGCCACGGCAAAGTTTCCGGCGGAAATGGAAGACGCGATCAAAAAGGCGTACCAGGAGCTGTCTGCGAAGGCCCGTCGCCAAAATCTCGACGTCGCCGTCAGGAGCAGCGCGACCGCCGAGGACCTGCCCGATGCGAGTTTCGCGGGCCAGCACGAGACCTATCTCAATGTGCGGGGCGAACGCGATCTGCTCGACGCCTGCCGGCGCTGCTTCGCCTCGCTCTTCAAGGATCGTGCGATCGTCTATCGAGAAACCCACCACTTCGAGCACATGAAAGTCGGGCTGTCAGTCGGCGTTCAGCGGATGGTTCGCTCCGACCTCGGCAGCGCGGGCGTAATGTTCTCGATCGACACGGACAGCGGCTTTCCGAGGACGATACTGATCGATGCCGCATGGGGATTGGGCGAAGCAGTGGTTCAGGGCCAAGTCGATCCCGACGAGTACATGATCTTCAAGCCACTGTTGGCGGAGCCGGAGCTGCATCCGATTATCGAAAAGAATCTGGGCACCAAGGAAGAGAAGATTGTTTACGGCGGGCGTGGCGGCAGTAATCCCACGCGCACGGTTCGTACTTCATCGAGGGAGCGATTATCCTTCGTTCTGAAGGACGAGCAGATCCTCAAGCTTGCGCGGTGGGCAGTGGCGATCGAGGAACACTACCATCGCGCGATGGATATTGAATGGGCGAAGGACGGCAAGACCGGCGAGCTTTTCATCGTGCAAGCTCGGCCGGAGACCGTCCAATCGCGCAGAGAAGGCGCAGCAACCAAGACCTATACCCTGAAAGGCAAGGGCCGCCGGTTGGTAACCGGACTCAGCATCGGCGAGGCGATCGCTTCCGGTAAAGTTTGCAAACTCAAGAGTCCTGCAGAGATCGCGCGATTCGAGAAAGGAGCAATCCTGGTAACCGCAACCACCGATCCGGACTGGATGCCGATCATGAAGCGCGCCGCCGCGATCGTCACGGACCACGGCGGGCGCACCTCGCACGCAGCGATTGTGAGCCGTGAGCTCGGCTTGTCGGCGATTGTCGGGACTGGCAATGCGACATCAATACTTCACACCGGCCAGACCGTCACAGTCTCGTGCGCAGAGGGTGAAGCGGGGTACGTTTACGACGGTGCAATTCCGTTCGAGGTTCGTGACCTCGCCTTCGACGATATAGCTCAGACGCACACCAAGGTCATGCTTAACATGGCCAATCCGGCCGCGGCGCTCCGGTGGTGGCGGCTGCCGGCCGACGGGATCGGTCTTGCGCGAATGGAATTCATCATCGGCAACATCATCAAGATTCATCCGATGGCGCTGGTGTCATTTGCAAAACTCAAGGATCCGAAAGCGCGGCGGCAGATCGCCCAATTGACCCGTGGCTATCGGGACAAGTCGAACTATTTTGTCGACAAACTGGCTTTCGGTATCGCGCAAATTGCCGCATCCCGCTATCCCGATCCGGTGATCGTGCGCCTGAGCGATTTCAAGACCAACGAGTACGCGCGCCTCATCGGTGGTGCGCAGTTCGAACCGACTGAGGAGAACCCCATGCTGGGATGGCGGGGTGCGAGCAGGTACTACAGCGACGGCTATCGCAAAGGGTTCGCACTCGAATGTCGCGCCATCCGAAAAGTCCGTGACGAGATCGGGCTGCGCAATGTGATCGTAATGATTCCATTTTGCCGCACCCTCGATGAAGCCGACAAGACGCTTCAGACCATGGCCGACTACGGTCTCAGGCGAGGGCACAACGAACTCGAGGTGTACGTGATGTGCGAGATTCCATCGAACGTGATCCTGGCGGAGAAATTCGCCGAGAGGTTCGACGGTTTCTCGATCGGCAGCAACGATCTGACGCAGCTCACTCTGGGAGTTGATCGTGACTCCGAGCGGCTGGCCCCACTCTTCGACGAACAGAACGAAGCGGTAACCACCCTAATCAGCAATGTGATCCGATCTGCGCACAAGCTTCGGCGCAAGGTCGGCCTGTGCGGAGAGGCGCCGAGCAACCATCCGGAGTTCGCGCGCTTCCTCGTGCGCGCCGGGATCGATTCAATCTCCGTGAGTCCGGGTAGCTTTGACCGCGTGAAGCGAACGGTCGCTTCAGCAGAGTCCGAGGAACTGGCTACCGCCGCGGCAAAATGA
- the groL gene encoding chaperonin GroEL (60 kDa chaperone family; promotes refolding of misfolded polypeptides especially under stressful conditions; forms two stacked rings of heptamers to form a barrel-shaped 14mer; ends can be capped by GroES; misfolded proteins enter the barrel where they are refolded when GroES binds), which translates to MAYKELHFQSEARERLLRGAKALTDAVRITLGPKSKCVLIQRSFGVPVVCNDGVTIAREVELKDPCENLGAQMIRQAAERTGDAVGDGTSTATILAYAIFAEGVRNVAAGASAIDLKRGIDRGIKIAVESLRGLSKAVQSRREKAQIAAISAHNDLTIGELVADAFEKVGAEGVVSLEESKTTETQLEIVEGLAFDRGYMSPYFVTDPEKMEAVLEDAVILITDKKISVMKDLVPLLEQIVRAGQALVIIAEDIDGEALATLVVNKLRGALKCIAVKAPGFGDRRKEMLEDIAILTGGRVISEDVGIKLEKVEMAELGRARRVVVDRENSKIIGGRGQKELIEARKKQLRQQIDKTTSDYDRDKLKERLGKLAGGVAVIRVGAPSESEMKSRKEALDDAISSTRAAIAEGIVPGGGLALLRAIDAVEREEDKCAGDERTGLQILKHALREPARQLAENSGEDGGVVIHEMLAHQGNWGYDAAERKYVDLVEAGVIDPTKVVRLALENAASAATLLLLSEATLTEVREEKNQRGTALPE; encoded by the coding sequence ATGGCGTATAAAGAACTGCATTTTCAGTCGGAGGCTCGGGAACGCCTCCTCCGTGGTGCAAAAGCGTTGACTGACGCCGTCAGAATCACGCTGGGGCCAAAGTCCAAGTGCGTCCTCATCCAGAGGAGTTTCGGGGTGCCGGTAGTCTGCAACGACGGCGTCACGATCGCCAGGGAAGTCGAGCTCAAGGATCCTTGCGAGAATCTCGGCGCCCAGATGATCCGGCAAGCCGCCGAGCGCACCGGCGATGCGGTTGGTGATGGTACCAGCACCGCCACGATTCTCGCTTACGCGATCTTTGCAGAGGGCGTTCGCAACGTAGCTGCGGGCGCGAGCGCGATCGATCTGAAGCGCGGTATCGACCGCGGAATCAAGATCGCCGTCGAGTCTTTGCGCGGCTTATCGAAGGCGGTGCAGAGCCGCCGGGAGAAGGCTCAGATAGCAGCCATCTCCGCGCACAATGATCTAACGATCGGTGAACTGGTCGCCGATGCGTTCGAGAAGGTCGGAGCCGAGGGGGTCGTCTCGCTCGAAGAATCCAAGACCACCGAGACCCAACTCGAGATCGTTGAAGGGCTCGCCTTCGACCGAGGATATATGTCGCCCTACTTTGTTACCGATCCCGAAAAAATGGAGGCGGTACTGGAAGATGCGGTAATCCTTATCACCGACAAGAAGATCAGCGTGATGAAGGATCTGGTTCCGTTGCTGGAACAGATCGTTCGCGCCGGACAGGCTCTCGTGATTATCGCTGAGGACATTGATGGCGAGGCGTTGGCTACGCTGGTGGTCAACAAGCTCCGCGGTGCTCTGAAGTGCATCGCGGTCAAGGCGCCTGGGTTCGGGGATCGCCGCAAGGAGATGCTTGAAGACATCGCGATTCTGACCGGCGGGCGCGTGATCTCTGAGGATGTCGGGATAAAGCTTGAGAAGGTGGAGATGGCGGAACTCGGGCGCGCGCGGAGGGTGGTCGTCGACCGGGAGAATTCCAAAATTATCGGCGGTCGCGGCCAGAAGGAATTGATCGAGGCGCGCAAGAAGCAGCTTCGCCAGCAGATCGACAAGACCACCAGCGATTACGACCGCGACAAGCTGAAAGAGCGGCTCGGGAAGCTCGCCGGCGGTGTCGCGGTCATCCGCGTTGGCGCGCCGTCGGAATCAGAGATGAAGAGCCGCAAGGAGGCGCTGGACGACGCGATCAGCTCGACCCGCGCCGCGATTGCCGAAGGGATCGTGCCCGGCGGCGGACTGGCCCTGCTCCGAGCAATCGATGCGGTCGAGCGCGAAGAAGACAAGTGCGCAGGCGACGAACGCACCGGCTTGCAAATCCTCAAGCATGCGCTGAGGGAGCCCGCGCGTCAGCTCGCCGAGAATTCAGGCGAAGACGGCGGCGTGGTCATCCATGAGATGCTGGCACACCAGGGCAACTGGGGTTACGACGCCGCTGAGAGAAAGTACGTCGATCTGGTCGAGGCCGGTGTGATCGATCCGACCAAGGTGGTTCGCCTCGCACTCGAGAATGCAGCCTCGGCCGCGACGCTCCTGTTGCTCAGCGAAGCGACCCTGACGGAAGTGCGAGAGGAAAAAAATCAGCGCGGCACTGCGCTTCCGGAATGA
- a CDS encoding BON domain-containing protein codes for MKTDNELRRDVEMELQWDPSIDARDIGVSGKNGVVTLTGQVSNYSEKWRAERIAKRVAGVVGLANDIEVRLSNERTDTDIAQAAALALKVDATIPPDHVKVIVKQGWITLEGKVDWYYQKSSAERVVRHLAGVKGVRNAIVIAPKVIPIEVRSQIEQAFKRSAQIDARQISVEAHDDKVILRGTVRSWAELHEAETAAWAAPGVAEVENRLTVRYSND; via the coding sequence ATGAAAACTGACAACGAACTGCGTCGCGACGTAGAGATGGAACTTCAGTGGGATCCGAGCATTGACGCCCGCGACATTGGCGTTTCCGGAAAGAATGGCGTAGTTACCCTGACTGGCCAAGTGTCCAACTACAGCGAAAAGTGGCGAGCAGAGCGGATTGCAAAGCGCGTCGCAGGCGTAGTGGGATTGGCCAACGACATTGAGGTAAGGCTCAGCAACGAACGGACTGACACCGATATCGCTCAGGCCGCGGCATTAGCACTTAAAGTCGATGCAACCATACCTCCGGACCACGTTAAAGTCATCGTGAAGCAAGGTTGGATCACCCTAGAGGGAAAGGTTGACTGGTACTATCAGAAATCGTCAGCCGAACGTGTAGTCCGGCATCTTGCGGGCGTAAAAGGGGTCAGAAATGCGATAGTCATAGCGCCCAAGGTGATACCGATAGAGGTCCGCAGTCAGATTGAACAGGCTTTTAAGCGGAGCGCCCAGATTGACGCACGCCAGATCTCGGTCGAGGCTCACGACGACAAGGTCATTCTTCGCGGAACCGTCCGCTCCTGGGCCGAACTACACGAGGCGGAGACGGCGGCTTGGGCCGCACCGGGCGTGGCCGAGGTCGAGAATCGACTGACCGTCAGGTATTCAAACGACTAG
- a CDS encoding DUF2267 domain-containing protein has translation MNEKSFVREVATLADCDERRAETLIFAVFQELRDRLTPNEAAKVAAQLPISLKMLWMSFDRPDRQVRRIHEPQFLGDVARMTGLGSEGEAKQAVVAVFSALQDALGSSTGTTGLAGHLMGQLPTDLKQLWLATGGEF, from the coding sequence ATGAACGAGAAATCTTTTGTGCGTGAAGTCGCCACGCTGGCGGACTGCGATGAGCGCCGGGCCGAAACCCTGATTTTTGCTGTCTTCCAGGAGTTGCGCGATCGACTCACCCCCAACGAGGCCGCCAAGGTTGCCGCGCAGCTTCCGATCTCGCTGAAAATGCTCTGGATGTCATTTGATCGGCCCGATCGGCAGGTCCGGCGCATTCATGAGCCCCAGTTCCTCGGCGACGTGGCGCGAATGACCGGACTCGGCTCCGAGGGTGAAGCCAAGCAAGCGGTGGTCGCGGTATTCAGCGCGCTTCAGGATGCTTTGGGAAGTTCGACCGGGACTACTGGCTTGGCGGGACATCTTATGGGCCAACTTCCTACCGATCTTAAGCAACTATGGCTGGCCACCGGCGGCGAATTTTAG